ATGAAAGCGTGGAAAACAGAAAAGAATGTTGTCATATCCGTAAACTGGAGCCCCTGAAACGGGCCCTGGCTGGTAAAGACTGCTGGATTACAGGAATACGTTCAGAGCAGTCCTTAAACAGACATGATATGGCTAATATCGAATGGGATGCACAAAATGAGTTGTTAAAGTTCCATCCCATTTTCTTCTGGTCGCTGGAAGAAATAAAAGCGTACATCAAGAAACACAATATTGTATACAACACCCTGCACGATAAAGGATTTCCGAGCATAGGATGTGCCCCTTGTACGAGAGCAGTACGGGAAGGTGAAGATTTCAGAGCCGGACGCTGGTGGTGGGAAGATCAATCAAAGAAAGAATGTGGTTTACATGCCACTTCGTAATTAAAAGAAAATGAGTAAGTACAATTTAGACTATTTAGACGAACTGGAGGCCGAGGCGATTCACATCTTACGTGAAGTAGCAGGGCAATTTGAGAAACCAGCATTGTTATTCTCCGGAGGTAAGGATTCCATTACCCTGGTCAGGCTTGCTGAAAAAGCATTCAGACCGGGAAAGTTCCCTTTTCCCTTAGTACATATTGATACGGGGCATAACTTTGAAGAAACCATCGCCTACCGTGATCATATGGTGGAGCGCCTGGGGGAAAAACTGATCATCGGTCATGTTCAGGAATCTATTGATCAGGGCAAAGTAGTGGAACAAACCGGAAAAAATGCCAGCAGAAATGCCTTGCAAACCGTAACCCTTTTGGATACCATTGCCAAACATGGTTTTGATGCCTGTATTGGTGGTGCCCGCAGAGACGAAGAAAAAGCAAGGGCTAAAGAACGAATCTTTTCAGTAAGGGATGAATTCGGACAATGGGATCCGAAACGTCAGCGTCCGGAGCTTTGGAACATCTATAACGGAAAAATCCATAAAGGAGAAAACGTCAGGGTATTCCCAATCAGCAACTGGACAGAGCTTGATGTATGGAACTATGTGAAAAGAGAAAATATAGATCTTCCTTCTATCTATTTTGCCCACTATAGGGATTGTATTACCAGAAACGGACAATTGATGGCGGCTTCTCCATTCCTGAATATGGATGAAGAAGACATCGTCGAAAACAAGAAAGTTCGTTTCCGTACGGTAGGAGATATGAGCTGTACTGCAGCTGTGGAATCTGAAGCAGATGAAATAGGAGATATCATTGCCGAGATCAGTGCATCAAAAATTAGTGAACGTGGAGCCCGCATGGACGATAAAGTATCTGAAGCTGCTATGGAAGACCGCAAAAAAGGAGGGTATTTTTAATGAATTTATTGAAATTTTTTACAGCAGGAAGTGTAGATGACGGAAAGAGTACACTTATCGGGCGACTGCTTTACGATACAGATTCTATTCTGGCTGATCAGCTGGAAGCTTTACAACAGTCCAACCGCAAAAATGACGACGGAACAATTGATCTGGCTATTCTGACGGATGGACTCAGAGCAGAAAGGGAACAAGGGATCACTATAGATGTGGCTTATAAGTATTTTCAGACTGATAAACGCAAATTTATCATTGCAGATACTCCGGGGCATATTCAGTATACCCGTAATATGGTTACCGGAGCCTCTACTGCTAAACTGGCGATCATTTTAATCGATGCCAGAAATGGTGTTGTAGAACAAACCATCAGGCATTCTTACCTTGTGTCTTTATTGGGGATTGAGCATGTTGTGGTGGCTTTGAATAAAATGGATATGGTAGATTACAGTGAAACTGTATTTAATGCCATCACTGAAAAATATAAAACTCTGGCAGCCGAACTGAAATTAAAGGAGGTTACTTTTATTCCTGTAAGTGCGCTGAAAGGAGACAATATTGTTCATGAGTCCAAACACATGAGCTGGTATCAGGGACGTAGCTTACTTCACTTCCTGGAAACAGTTGATGTTGAAGATAAACAAAGTTATAACCTGGCGAGAATGCCCGTTCAGTGGGTGGTGAGGCCGCAAACAGATGAGCTTCACGATTATAGAGGTTACGCAGGAAGAGTGCTGAGTGGTTCTTTTAAAGTGAATGATAAGGTGACGGTATTGCCATCAGGAAGCAGTTCTGTTATTGAAAGAATAGAAATCTTTGATCAGCAGCCGGAAGAGGTGTATGCAGGGCAATCTGTTACCCTTCATCTGAAAGACAATGTAGACATCAGCAGAGGAGATGTGCTTGTAAATGCAGACCATTTACCACAACACTCTAAGTTGATTGAAGCAGATGTTTGCTGGATGGATACCCGTCCGCTTGATGAAAGTATTACTTATCTGTTGCAGCACAACAGCAAGGTCACGAAGGCGAGGATCAATGAGATTGTTTATAAGGTTGACATCAATACTTTGGAGAAACAAAGTGCGGTTGATTTTAAACTCAATGATATCGGAAGGGTGGTTATTAAGACTGCCGATGAGCTGGCTTTTGATCTTTACACTGATAATAAAGCCAATGGCGCCGCGATTTTGATTGATAGCAGGACTAATTTGACTGTTGCTGCATTGATGTTCAGGGCAATAGCAGATTATTAGATTCATTAGAAATATTACTTTAAAAAAAGAAGCATTACTAATCAAAGGCTGGAATCTTTTGCGCTGAAGGAGCGCAAATCTTCCTATGCCTTTTCTTAGAACGCTTCTTTTTTTTGATGATTATTCCATGAAAGACAGATCGCCATTCCGGTTATAGATCATGATCTTTCCAATTTGATCTGCAATTCCCTTTCCATTGATGAGTTCTATCAAATGGAGCGAGCTGTCTAATCCAGAGGTGATTCCAGCAGCGGTCAGCAGTTTGCCATCTTCTACGAAACGAACCTTTTCTACGATTTGGATTTTGGGGTTTTGTTTCAGCTGGTCCAGAGCAAGGTAATGGGTTGTGGCCTTCTTTCCATCCAGGATACCGGCATTTGACAATAGTAGTGCGCCTGTACAAACCGACATGGTCAGTTTTGTTCTTTCATTTTGTTTGTTAATCCATTTAAAGAGTTCAGGTTGATTGTTGACGATACTGATGATCACTTCAGGTGCGGCACCAGGAACGATCAGGATATCTGCCTGGGGTGCATTTTCAAAGGAATAGGTGGACTGCATCCGTACGGTTCCTCCTTCTGAAGCTACGGAATGTTTGCTGGAAGCAGATACCGTATATAAATGATAGCTGGGATCGATCACATTGGCCTTTGTGAAGACATCTATCGGGCCGTTCAGGTCCATTGCTTCTACCTGATCATAGATCAGAAACGCAACATTGATCTTCTTTTTTTCTTTTTTCATTTCCAGCAGGGGAGTGACTGAACTTTGTGCCTGACCGGCCACAGCGGATCCGAGAATTGAAGCGAGGACAATAAGTGTTTTTACTGATTTCATGTTTTTTGAATTGTGATGTGATTTATTGGACAATACGGGTGTAATACAATGATTGAAAATCATTGTTCAGGCTATCTGAAGCCATTATTTTGAATTAAATTTTAGGAAGATCCAAACAGATTCCGGTAATAGGAGGGACTGGTATCCAGGTGGCGTAAAAATGCTTTTCTCATGGTATCTGAGCTACCGAAACCGCACTTTTCCGCAATCTCATCCAGGGAGAGTCTCGTTTCTTCCAAAAAACTCCGGCCTGACTCTACACGAAGCTTTTCAATGTATCGTGCCGGGGTAAATCCCGTTTCTATATGGAATACCCTGGCGAAATTTCTTGGGCTCATGGCCAGCCGGCTGGCCAGGCCTTCCACATTCAGGTTTTCCTGTAAGTGACCGGTGATCCATAATTGCAGATCCCGGATCGGCTTTTTACTGGAAAGCTGTTGGTTAAGCAGGTTGCTGAACTGAGATTGGTTGCCTGGTCTGCGGAGGTATAATACCAGATATCTGGCAATTGTTAAGGCAACCTCCGGACCATGATCTTCCTCTACCAGTGCCAATGCGAGATCAATACCGGCTGATGCTCCTGCTGAGGTATAGATGTTTCCATCTTTAACAAAAATCGGATCAGGATGAACATCGATATCCTGATAGGAGCTGCGGAGCTCCTGACAGTTCATCCAATGTGTTGTTGCCCGTCTGTTACGGAGCAAGCCTGCTTCTGCCAGGACAAATGCCCCGATACATACTGAACCGACCCTCCGAATTTCAGGGGCATTAACTTTTATCCATTCTACCAGTTTCGGATGACTTTTCCATTCCCTATGACCAGGAAATCCGGCAATCAATAGGGTGTCAATCTTTTGCGTCACCTGATATATGCTGCTTTTACTCCGGATCAGAATTCCACTTCTAGTGCTGATTTCAAGATCTTCTGTCGCAGATACCGTGAGTACCTCGTAGTCCATATCTTTATTTATTTCAGGAGGAAAGAAATAATTTGCTCCGGTAAATACATCCGCAGGGCCTATAATGTCAAGTGTTAAGGCATCAGGCATCGCCACAATAACAACTAATCGCTTCTCCATTGATCTTTATATTACGCCACAAAGGTAAGGTTGGGCTGCTCTGTCTGCAATGACAAGTTTGCGTCGATTCCTGCCAAATGCTGATGTCTCTGTTATGGACTTTTTGCCCCATAACTCTGCTCTTTTTTCCCTTCTCCAGCTTTATTCCATGTAAATATGTATTCCTTAAAAAGATTTCCGTCTTTGAATAGCATATCTTTTTTAAGAAATAATTTCCAGTAATAATTGCCATTCTACCTGCTATTCCCTAATTTAAGATACTTTTTAACCCCCAAATAAAATTATGGAGATTATACACCTGAGTGCAGAATGTTATCCTATTGCCAAAGTAGGAGGTCTTGGTGATGTTGTAGGCGCTTTGCCTAAATACCAGAATAAGCTTGGCCATGTTGCAAAGGTGGTCATGCCTGCTTACCAGACAAAATTCATGCAGGAGAATGAGTTTGAGGTGGTTTATGATGGATGGGGAAAGCTGGGCTTCCATAATTTCCCTGTGCGCATATTCAGGGAAAAAACCAATAAGCTGGGTTTTGACCTTTACCTGGTGCACATCTCCGGACTGCTGGACCGGCCAAATGTATACGGATATGACGACGATACGGAGCGTTTTCTCGCCTATCAGATAGCGGTGCTTGACTGGATTACCCAATGGGAGCACCGTCCGGATGTTGTTCATTGTCATGATCACCATACTGGTTTAGTTCCATTTATGATGGCTTATTGTCATCAGTTCAAAAGACTGAGTACTGTACCTACAATTTTAACCATACACAATGCACAATATCAGGGGCAGTTTGGTTGGGACAAGCTTCATTATGTTCCTCCATTCGACTTGTGGAAATCTGGCCAGCTGGACTGGCGTGGTTCTATCAATCCATTGGCTTCGGCCATAAAATGTGCCTGGAGGGTCACTACGGTCTCACCAAGTTATCTCGAGGAGATTAGCTTCAGGGCTAACGGACTGGAAGACCTGCTTGCGCAGGAACGTGAAAAATCTGTTGGAATTCTAAATGGAATTGACAATGAAGTATGGGATCCACAGCATGATCCTATGCTGGAAAAAAAATATGCGATCCGAACGGTAGAAAATGGAAAAAAGGCAAACAAAGAAGCCTTATGTCGTGTTTTCAATTTGGATCCTCTGAAACCACTCTTTACTTTCATAGGGCGATTAGTCGGAGAAAAGGGAGCCGACCTCTTACCGGATATATTTTATAATGCTTTATTACAGGCTAATGGAGGTATAAATGTTTTGGTTTTAGGGTCTGGTGATCCGCAGGTGGAAGGAAGATTAATGCAATTGAAAGAAGCTTTCCCGGGAAATTATAATGCTTATATTGGCTATAACGAACAGTTGTCTCATCAAATATATGCGGGGGCAGATTTTCTGCTGATGCCAAGCAGGGTGGAACCATGTGGTTTAAACCAGATGTATGCCTTGAGATATGGGACTGTTCCGATTGTGCGAAGGATTGGAGGGTTAAAGGATACGGTAATTGATATTGGGGATGGTGGATTTGGCATTTGTCATGATCAGACCAGTGTCTGGGATGTGGGACATGCGATAGGAAGAGCATACGAGCTTTACTACGATGAGAAACACCTAAAGGAGATCCGTAAATATATGATGCAATTAGACCACTCATGGGATAGAGCGGCACAACAATACATTGATTTGTACCAAATATAATAAACTGAATAGCTATGACTGATAAAGTATTGGGGGTCATCCTTGGTGGTGGCCAGGGGTCGAGGCTGTCCCCACTGACACAAACGCGCTCTAAACCAGCGGTTCCTATAGCCGGAAAATACAGGCTGGTTGATATTCCCATTTCAAACTGCTTAAATTCAGGCATACACCGCATGTTCGTTCTTACACAGTTTAATTCAGCATCGCTGAACAAACACATTAAGAACACCTACCATTTCAGCCATTTTAGTGCTGCTTTTGTCGATATTCTGGCTGCGGAACAGACACCTGATAACCCAACCTGGTTTCAGGGAACTGCCGATGCCGTGAGGCAAACGATGCACCACCTGTTGAATCATGAATTTGAATACGTGCTCATCCTGTCAGGAGATCAATTGTATCAGATGGATTTCAATAAGATGGTAAATG
This region of Pedobacter steynii genomic DNA includes:
- a CDS encoding phosphoadenylyl-sulfate reductase encodes the protein MKVDLAEIAAQIKDKDPVEALRYFAITYPGKIVFSTSFGWEDQVITHMIFANDIPIEVFTLETGRLFPETYYVWNRTLENYKKPILAYHPQAEALQEMVNAKGPSSFYESVENRKECCHIRKLEPLKRALAGKDCWITGIRSEQSLNRHDMANIEWDAQNELLKFHPIFFWSLEEIKAYIKKHNIVYNTLHDKGFPSIGCAPCTRAVREGEDFRAGRWWWEDQSKKECGLHATS
- the cysD gene encoding sulfate adenylyltransferase subunit CysD; its protein translation is MSKYNLDYLDELEAEAIHILREVAGQFEKPALLFSGGKDSITLVRLAEKAFRPGKFPFPLVHIDTGHNFEETIAYRDHMVERLGEKLIIGHVQESIDQGKVVEQTGKNASRNALQTVTLLDTIAKHGFDACIGGARRDEEKARAKERIFSVRDEFGQWDPKRQRPELWNIYNGKIHKGENVRVFPISNWTELDVWNYVKRENIDLPSIYFAHYRDCITRNGQLMAASPFLNMDEEDIVENKKVRFRTVGDMSCTAAVESEADEIGDIIAEISASKISERGARMDDKVSEAAMEDRKKGGYF
- a CDS encoding sulfate adenylyltransferase subunit 1 → MNLLKFFTAGSVDDGKSTLIGRLLYDTDSILADQLEALQQSNRKNDDGTIDLAILTDGLRAEREQGITIDVAYKYFQTDKRKFIIADTPGHIQYTRNMVTGASTAKLAIILIDARNGVVEQTIRHSYLVSLLGIEHVVVALNKMDMVDYSETVFNAITEKYKTLAAELKLKEVTFIPVSALKGDNIVHESKHMSWYQGRSLLHFLETVDVEDKQSYNLARMPVQWVVRPQTDELHDYRGYAGRVLSGSFKVNDKVTVLPSGSSSVIERIEIFDQQPEEVYAGQSVTLHLKDNVDISRGDVLVNADHLPQHSKLIEADVCWMDTRPLDESITYLLQHNSKVTKARINEIVYKVDINTLEKQSAVDFKLNDIGRVVIKTADELAFDLYTDNKANGAAILIDSRTNLTVAALMFRAIADY
- a CDS encoding DJ-1/PfpI family protein, whose amino-acid sequence is MKSVKTLIVLASILGSAVAGQAQSSVTPLLEMKKEKKKINVAFLIYDQVEAMDLNGPIDVFTKANVIDPSYHLYTVSASSKHSVASEGGTVRMQSTYSFENAPQADILIVPGAAPEVIISIVNNQPELFKWINKQNERTKLTMSVCTGALLLSNAGILDGKKATTHYLALDQLKQNPKIQIVEKVRFVEDGKLLTAAGITSGLDSSLHLIELINGKGIADQIGKIMIYNRNGDLSFME
- a CDS encoding GlxA family transcriptional regulator — translated: MEKRLVVIVAMPDALTLDIIGPADVFTGANYFFPPEINKDMDYEVLTVSATEDLEISTRSGILIRSKSSIYQVTQKIDTLLIAGFPGHREWKSHPKLVEWIKVNAPEIRRVGSVCIGAFVLAEAGLLRNRRATTHWMNCQELRSSYQDIDVHPDPIFVKDGNIYTSAGASAGIDLALALVEEDHGPEVALTIARYLVLYLRRPGNQSQFSNLLNQQLSSKKPIRDLQLWITGHLQENLNVEGLASRLAMSPRNFARVFHIETGFTPARYIEKLRVESGRSFLEETRLSLDEIAEKCGFGSSDTMRKAFLRHLDTSPSYYRNLFGSS
- a CDS encoding glycogen synthase, producing MEIIHLSAECYPIAKVGGLGDVVGALPKYQNKLGHVAKVVMPAYQTKFMQENEFEVVYDGWGKLGFHNFPVRIFREKTNKLGFDLYLVHISGLLDRPNVYGYDDDTERFLAYQIAVLDWITQWEHRPDVVHCHDHHTGLVPFMMAYCHQFKRLSTVPTILTIHNAQYQGQFGWDKLHYVPPFDLWKSGQLDWRGSINPLASAIKCAWRVTTVSPSYLEEISFRANGLEDLLAQEREKSVGILNGIDNEVWDPQHDPMLEKKYAIRTVENGKKANKEALCRVFNLDPLKPLFTFIGRLVGEKGADLLPDIFYNALLQANGGINVLVLGSGDPQVEGRLMQLKEAFPGNYNAYIGYNEQLSHQIYAGADFLLMPSRVEPCGLNQMYALRYGTVPIVRRIGGLKDTVIDIGDGGFGICHDQTSVWDVGHAIGRAYELYYDEKHLKEIRKYMMQLDHSWDRAAQQYIDLYQI